The following are encoded together in the Lactuca sativa cultivar Salinas chromosome 1, Lsat_Salinas_v11, whole genome shotgun sequence genome:
- the LOC128128245 gene encoding uncharacterized protein LOC128128245, with protein MTKELIKKLTTTDLQIQEPKQSNDKGVEQKKTKSVSKKKNTTTKQKKRKKRKKRKQKQTIQEKNKKTKTESGEDDEKFPSLRTRVATQSMDLEAVDDYEQDNRTLIKWKEQHPKITQSAQALVDLIEESQIADEIRIRPLHFWNYGRLETIQTNEIANVKFGMEILENMEMIEDEYVDLVEENNEKNEEEFSDSDDNEVIGAESVFKKHIGETSNVNENEVQVQKEIEGSNDENPKKDITFQKAIVLFTPKENEVQHTEVNKTVHAEEAEEMVVDQTTKTL; from the exons ATGACAAAAGAGTTGATAAAGAAACTAACAACAACAGATCTTCAAATACAAGAACCAAAACAATCAAATGATAAAG GTGTTGAACAAAAGAAAACCAAATCAGTTTCAAAAAAGAAAAACAcaacaacaaaacaaaaaaag agaaaaaaaagaaagaaacgaAAACAAAAGCAAACAATAcaagagaaaaacaaaaaaactaaaacaGAGTCTGGAGAAGATGATGAGAAGTTTCCATCATTAAGAACAAGGGTTGCAACACAAA GCATGGATCTTGAAGCAGTTGATGACTATGAACAAGACAACAGAACATTGATTAAATGGAAAGAACAACATCCGAAAATAACACAGTCTGCTCAAGCACTTGTAGATCTTATAGAAGAATCGCAAATTGCAGATGAGAT AAGAATAAGACCACTTCACTTCTGGAACTACGGGAGACTGGAAACAATACAAACCAATGAAATTGCAAATGTGAAGTTTGGAATGGAAATTTTGGAGAATATGGAGATGATTGAAGATGAATATGTTGATTTGGTTGAGGAAAACAATGAAAAGAATGAAGAGGAGTTTTCAGATTCAGATGACAATGAGGTTATTGGTGCAGAG AGTGTATTCAAGAAACATATTGGTGAAACATCAAACGTGAATGAAAATGAAGTTCAAGTTCAAAAAGAAATCGAAGGATCAAATGATGAAAATCCGAAAAAGGATATTACATTTCAAAAAGCAATAGTATTGTTTACACCAAAAGAGAATGAAGTACAACATACTGAAGTTAATAAAACAGTGCATGCAGAAGAAGCTGAAGAAATGGTTGTGGACCAAACAACAAAAACATTGTAA